A window of the Lolium perenne isolate Kyuss_39 chromosome 7, Kyuss_2.0, whole genome shotgun sequence genome harbors these coding sequences:
- the LOC127314996 gene encoding uncharacterized protein — MVTFKAGDNLKDVAARETPSMLTEYFVANQEHAWARDILYKDFPRSFTWKKAKYWKKRDKGQQVGRIVSAHPVEGDRYFLRVLLNHVPGSRSFEDLKTVDGVLCDNFREAAERRGLIEADNTLDECLTESEQFAMPASLRRLFVTILVFCEPGDVHGLWDDRIQDSPRQSRSPPG; from the coding sequence ATGGTCACGTTCAAAGCAGGAGACAACCTAAAGGACGTTGCTGCCCGAGAGACCCCATCCATGCTGACTGAGTATTTCGTGGCTAACCAGGAGCACGCATGGGCTCGGGATATTCTTTACAAAGATTTTCCGAGAAGCTTCACATGGAAAAAAGCAAAATACTGGAAGAAAAGGGACAAGGGTCAACAAGTAGGCCGGATCGTGTCAGCCCATCCTGTTGAGGGGGATCGGTACTTTCTGAGGGTGCTACTAAACCACGTACCAGGCTCAAGGTCCTTCGAAGATCTCAAAACAGTGGACGGTGTGCTATGCGATAACTTTCGTGAGGCCGCCGAGAGGAGGGGTCTCATCGAGGCCGACAACACGCTCGACGAGTGTCTTACCGAGTCGGAGCAGTTCGCCATGCCAGCCTCACTAAGGAGGCTCTTCGTAACGATCTTAGtattttgcgagcctggagatgTGCACGGTCTTTGGGATGACCGCATCCAGGATTCCCCGCGTCAGAGCAGGTCGCCGCCGGGTTGA